A region of Salinibacter sp. 10B DNA encodes the following proteins:
- the era gene encoding GTPase Era, with protein MEEPPPFFEDVPDDHKSGYVAIVGKPNVGKSTLMNAMLGEKLSIVTRKPQTTRHRVIGIHSAPEHQVIFLDTPGIIDPRYGLHDAMMGQVKGAIRDADLLLFLHEATQEEPDTQSLQQIGDTPAFLVLTKMDLIPQDQAIPLVESYTEMRAFDEVVPTSALDGQNIETLVDLVVDTLPEGPPFYPKDMISEHPERFFVAEIVREKAFQHYHQELPYSIQVNIVEYEEREGTQKDYIDAEIVVMSESHKGIVIGEGGRAIKKVGMEARNDIESFLRTPVYLNLHVKVKEDWRDREQLLRSYGYRS; from the coding sequence ATGGAAGAACCACCTCCCTTTTTCGAAGATGTCCCGGACGACCACAAGAGCGGATACGTTGCCATTGTGGGCAAGCCCAACGTGGGCAAGAGCACGCTCATGAATGCAATGCTGGGCGAAAAACTATCCATCGTGACGCGCAAGCCGCAAACCACGCGGCACCGCGTCATCGGCATCCACTCCGCCCCCGAGCACCAGGTCATCTTCCTCGACACGCCCGGCATCATCGACCCGCGCTACGGCCTTCACGACGCCATGATGGGCCAGGTGAAGGGCGCGATCCGGGACGCCGACCTGCTGCTCTTCCTCCACGAGGCCACGCAGGAGGAGCCCGACACGCAAAGCCTCCAGCAGATCGGCGACACGCCGGCCTTCCTCGTGCTCACGAAGATGGACCTGATTCCGCAGGACCAGGCCATTCCGCTCGTGGAGTCGTACACCGAGATGCGGGCGTTCGACGAGGTGGTGCCCACCTCCGCCCTCGACGGACAAAACATCGAGACGCTGGTCGACCTCGTGGTGGACACACTGCCGGAGGGACCCCCCTTCTACCCGAAGGACATGATCAGCGAGCACCCGGAGCGCTTCTTCGTCGCCGAGATCGTGCGGGAAAAGGCGTTCCAGCACTACCACCAGGAGCTCCCGTACTCCATCCAGGTCAACATCGTGGAGTATGAGGAGCGGGAGGGCACGCAGAAGGACTACATCGACGCCGAGATCGTGGTGATGAGCGAGTCGCACAAGGGCATCGTGATCGGCGAGGGCGGGCGCGCCATCAAGAAGGTGGGGATGGAGGCACGAAACGACATCGAGTCCTTCCTGCGCACGCCGGTCTACCTCAACCTCCACGTGAAGGTGAAGGAGGACTGGCGCGACCGCGAGCAGCTCCTCCGCTCGTACGGCTACCGCTCGTGA
- a CDS encoding pyridoxine 5'-phosphate synthase has protein sequence MMNLLINVDHVGTLRNAREESFPDPVRAAARCEQAGADGIVFHLREDRRHIRERDVHLLNQTVEGKLDFELSTDEEVVSICCDVAPDLATLVPERREEVTTEGGLDVVSDPDRLKNAIAQLYDAGVEQVSLFVDPVQEQIEAAAQTKANCVELHTGDYADAPTEEARMQEIERLAHAASVAHEAGLRVHAGHGLDYNNVPLFRERVPHVAEVSIGFAVMARAMLVGMDPAVRDMRATVKGY, from the coding sequence ATGATGAACCTGCTGATCAACGTCGATCACGTGGGCACTCTCCGAAACGCCCGCGAAGAGTCGTTTCCGGATCCCGTCCGCGCGGCGGCCCGCTGCGAGCAGGCCGGGGCCGATGGCATCGTCTTCCACCTGCGGGAAGACCGCCGTCACATCCGAGAACGAGACGTGCACCTTCTCAACCAGACGGTAGAGGGCAAGTTAGACTTCGAACTCTCGACCGACGAGGAGGTCGTGTCGATTTGCTGCGACGTGGCGCCGGACCTTGCAACCCTGGTTCCGGAACGCCGCGAAGAGGTCACCACCGAGGGCGGCCTCGACGTGGTGTCGGATCCCGATCGCCTGAAAAACGCCATCGCCCAACTGTACGACGCCGGCGTGGAGCAGGTCAGCCTCTTCGTGGACCCGGTGCAAGAACAGATCGAGGCCGCGGCCCAAACGAAGGCCAACTGCGTGGAACTTCACACGGGGGACTATGCGGATGCCCCCACGGAAGAAGCGCGGATGCAAGAAATCGAGCGCCTCGCTCACGCTGCCTCCGTGGCCCACGAGGCTGGTCTTCGCGTGCACGCCGGCCACGGCCTCGATTATAATAACGTTCCCCTCTTCCGCGAACGCGTCCCTCATGTGGCCGAGGTCTCGATCGGCTTCGCCGTGATGGCCCGTGCCATGCTCGTGGGCATGGACCCGGCGGTGCGTGACATGCGTGCAACGGTGAAAGGCTATTAA
- a CDS encoding cell wall hydrolase, whose translation MSKRALILWVCFGILLLSAARVTTVLRPEASEAPPLNIDTEAPAVSSQEQQFRLLSATYGPTAPAVEEPTLMPAIVEESTLWLARAIYSETKLPHEQELVAWVIRNRVETGYRGQTTYKEVVLDPYQFSAFNPGDSKRSFFLSLTPEVQLPAWQQALWIAHYVRHADPAYRPFSIETRHFYSERSMEGRRHPYWVKRQQFVSPGWDYRVNERRFRFYKEIS comes from the coding sequence ATGAGCAAGCGTGCTCTCATTCTTTGGGTATGTTTTGGGATTTTACTTTTGTCTGCCGCTCGGGTCACAACGGTTCTGCGTCCGGAGGCCTCGGAGGCCCCTCCTCTTAACATCGACACAGAAGCCCCGGCGGTTTCCTCACAGGAGCAGCAATTCAGGCTTCTGAGTGCAACCTACGGCCCGACTGCTCCCGCGGTGGAAGAGCCAACCCTCATGCCCGCAATCGTCGAGGAGAGCACGCTTTGGCTCGCCCGTGCCATTTACTCGGAAACGAAGCTCCCGCACGAGCAGGAGTTGGTGGCGTGGGTCATCCGAAACCGCGTCGAAACTGGCTATCGGGGCCAGACGACCTACAAGGAAGTTGTCTTAGACCCCTATCAGTTTAGCGCGTTTAATCCGGGGGATTCCAAACGATCCTTTTTTCTCAGTCTTACCCCGGAGGTCCAATTGCCCGCCTGGCAACAGGCCCTGTGGATTGCCCATTACGTCCGGCATGCCGATCCCGCATATCGACCCTTTTCAATTGAAACGCGCCACTTCTATAGCGAACGGTCCATGGAAGGACGCCGGCATCCCTACTGGGTGAAGCGGCAGCAGTTCGTATCGCCTGGGTGGGACTACCGAGTGAATGAGCGTCGCTTCCGGTTCTACAAGGAAATCTCCTGA
- the bshA gene encoding N-acetyl-alpha-D-glucosaminyl L-malate synthase BshA produces the protein MKIGITCYPTYGGSGVVATELGKNLAQRDHEIHFISSSLPFRLSHVAGNIFFHEVNVQSYPLFDYPPYTLSLTSKMVDIAKHAGLDVLHVHYAIPHATSAVMARQILAGEGLSVPIVTTLHGTDITLIGQDPSFAPVVTWSINESDGVTAVSNYLRQETYDHFEVSNGIEVIPNFIDTDRFYRQDKEHFKQALCPNGEKVIVHVSNFRPVKNTKQVVEIFARVRNEHSDVKLLLVGDGPERVPTERKARDLGVYDDIRFLGKQDPIEEILSIADVFLMPSESETFGLAALEAMACNVPTVVSDVGGLPELVEDGETGYLCPVNDVEAFTDRVQALLGDDDLHGRMAEAARDRAVETFDIDRVVPMYERYYKQVQEKDPEVTQMSE, from the coding sequence ATGAAAATCGGCATCACCTGCTATCCCACCTACGGCGGGAGCGGTGTCGTCGCCACGGAGCTTGGAAAAAACCTGGCCCAGCGCGACCATGAAATCCACTTCATCTCGTCCTCCCTCCCGTTCCGTCTCTCGCACGTCGCCGGAAACATCTTCTTCCACGAGGTGAACGTGCAAAGCTATCCGCTTTTCGACTACCCGCCGTACACGCTGTCGCTCACCAGCAAAATGGTGGACATCGCCAAGCACGCGGGGCTGGACGTATTGCACGTCCACTACGCCATCCCGCATGCGACCAGCGCCGTGATGGCCCGCCAGATTCTCGCCGGGGAGGGGCTCTCGGTCCCCATCGTCACCACCCTGCACGGAACCGACATCACCCTCATCGGGCAGGACCCCTCGTTTGCTCCCGTCGTCACGTGGTCGATCAACGAATCCGACGGCGTAACGGCGGTCTCCAACTACCTGCGCCAGGAGACCTATGACCACTTCGAGGTGAGCAACGGCATCGAGGTGATTCCGAATTTCATCGACACCGACCGCTTCTACCGGCAAGACAAAGAGCACTTTAAGCAGGCGTTGTGCCCGAACGGGGAAAAAGTCATCGTCCACGTCTCCAACTTCCGACCGGTCAAAAACACCAAGCAGGTGGTCGAAATTTTTGCCCGGGTGCGCAACGAACACTCGGACGTAAAGCTTCTGCTCGTGGGCGACGGCCCAGAGCGCGTGCCCACTGAGCGTAAGGCGCGCGACCTAGGAGTCTACGACGACATCCGTTTTCTGGGCAAGCAGGACCCCATCGAGGAGATCCTCTCGATTGCCGATGTGTTTCTCATGCCGAGCGAGTCGGAAACCTTCGGGCTCGCCGCATTGGAAGCGATGGCGTGCAACGTGCCCACGGTCGTGAGCGACGTGGGCGGCCTCCCCGAGCTCGTAGAGGACGGGGAGACCGGCTACCTCTGCCCCGTGAACGACGTGGAGGCGTTCACTGACCGCGTACAGGCCCTACTCGGCGACGACGACCTGCACGGCCGTATGGCCGAGGCTGCCCGGGACCGTGCCGTCGAGACGTTCGACATCGACCGCGTGGTCCCGATGTATGAGCGCTACTACAAACAGGTGCAGGAAAAGGACCCCGAGGTGACGCAGATGAGTGAGTAA
- a CDS encoding 4-phosphoerythronate dehydrogenase: protein MPDLHIVADANIPCVDAAFGHLGTIERFQGRDIGPATVATADVLLVRSVTPVGPSLLGDSSVRFVGSATIGVDHVDRPYLEEQGIAFAHAPASNADSVADYVTAALLRLARQHEVRLEGQTVGVVGCGNVGSRAARRLSALGLSVLPNDPPLARAAEADGRSHGYVSLDAVLDESDIVTTHVPLTTDGPDPTHHLIDEAALDQLQPGAWLLNTARGPVVDNAALLQAIESGSVGAAVLDVWENEPTPDPALVEAVDVATPHIAGYAYDGKVRGTTMLYTALCEHLDIHPEWDPATVLEPEEPGTLRCQAPDARLPRPDWLHHLARQAYDLRADDERMRQILDRPPSEQGTYFSHLRATYPIRREMQKHTVPKAAVPEDRRALVEEGLTMQWR, encoded by the coding sequence GTGCCGGACCTTCACATTGTTGCTGATGCCAATATTCCCTGTGTGGATGCGGCTTTCGGACATCTGGGGACGATCGAGCGATTTCAGGGGCGCGACATCGGTCCCGCGACCGTGGCGACCGCCGACGTGCTCTTGGTGCGGAGTGTAACCCCCGTAGGGCCGTCATTGCTGGGCGACAGTTCCGTTCGCTTCGTTGGTTCTGCCACCATTGGGGTGGATCACGTCGATCGGCCATATCTGGAGGAGCAGGGCATCGCGTTTGCCCATGCTCCGGCCTCCAACGCCGATTCGGTGGCCGATTACGTGACGGCGGCGCTCCTCCGCCTTGCTCGTCAACACGAGGTGCGGCTTGAGGGGCAGACCGTGGGCGTGGTCGGGTGCGGAAATGTGGGGAGTCGGGCCGCTCGTCGGCTTTCGGCCCTCGGGCTTTCCGTGCTTCCCAACGATCCGCCCCTCGCCCGGGCCGCGGAGGCCGACGGCCGCTCGCACGGGTACGTGTCGCTCGATGCCGTGCTTGACGAGTCGGACATCGTTACGACGCACGTGCCCCTTACCACGGATGGCCCGGATCCAACGCATCATCTCATCGACGAGGCGGCGCTTGATCAACTGCAGCCGGGCGCGTGGCTCCTGAACACCGCACGCGGCCCGGTGGTGGACAATGCGGCGTTGCTTCAGGCGATCGAGAGTGGATCTGTGGGCGCTGCGGTGCTGGACGTGTGGGAGAATGAGCCCACGCCCGATCCTGCGCTCGTAGAGGCGGTGGACGTGGCGACGCCCCACATTGCGGGCTATGCGTACGACGGCAAGGTGCGCGGCACGACGATGCTCTACACCGCCCTCTGCGAACACCTGGACATTCACCCTGAATGGGACCCGGCGACGGTGCTCGAACCCGAAGAGCCGGGGACGCTCCGGTGTCAGGCCCCGGACGCCCGTCTCCCGCGCCCGGACTGGCTCCACCATCTCGCCCGGCAGGCGTACGACCTCCGTGCCGACGACGAGCGGATGCGTCAGATTCTGGATCGGCCGCCGTCCGAACAGGGAACCTACTTCAGTCACCTCCGGGCGACCTACCCGATCCGCCGCGAAATGCAGAAGCACACCGTCCCGAAAGCAGCGGTCCCCGAGGATCGTCGGGCACTCGTGGAGGAGGGGCTTACCATGCAGTGGCGGTGA
- a CDS encoding outer membrane beta-barrel protein, translating into MYSNQTRLFLSTLFAAVLFLGTAAPAQAQLGVSGGLNFESTDDIQATNTEATLDNSTGYHVGLVYELSLGPLNVRPGFFYRRVGDFEFSNISDQLRNPRYTVSAWEVPVDLRVTLLSAPLVSPYILGGPKATIPRGEDEFDDVMSGVSYTFNVGIGAQISLPGSSVRLQPELRYEFGATSFVDEDKEVELGDTSITFDPQESPKFSTFALRLNLLF; encoded by the coding sequence ATGTACTCCAATCAGACGCGTCTCTTTTTGTCAACGCTCTTCGCAGCGGTCCTTTTTCTGGGAACAGCTGCTCCTGCCCAGGCCCAGCTCGGGGTCAGTGGAGGGCTCAACTTTGAGTCGACCGATGATATTCAGGCGACAAATACCGAGGCCACTCTGGATAATTCGACAGGCTACCACGTGGGGCTGGTATATGAGCTCTCGCTAGGACCCTTGAATGTGCGACCGGGCTTCTTCTACCGTCGAGTCGGCGACTTTGAGTTTTCCAACATTTCGGACCAGTTGCGGAATCCGCGGTACACCGTGTCGGCTTGGGAGGTACCGGTGGACCTACGGGTGACTCTGTTGTCTGCCCCGCTCGTGTCGCCGTACATCTTGGGGGGACCGAAGGCGACGATTCCCCGGGGGGAAGACGAGTTTGATGATGTCATGTCCGGAGTCTCCTACACCTTCAACGTGGGAATCGGGGCGCAAATCTCTTTGCCCGGTTCCTCGGTCCGACTCCAGCCCGAGCTTCGGTACGAGTTTGGGGCCACGAGCTTCGTCGACGAGGATAAAGAGGTTGAGCTCGGAGATACCAGTATAACCTTTGATCCACAGGAAAGTCCCAAGTTCAGCACCTTTGCTTTGCGACTGAACCTCCTCTTCTAG